Sequence from the Pontibacter pudoricolor genome:
GAAGCGGTGTCGCTAGGCATCGTGGAGCCAACCTTGAAATACGGCCCTTGAGTTGCTTGGCGCCTAACCTGACCAAAGGGGACAGTGCTTGGTGGGTAGTTTGACTGGGGTGGTCGCCTCCAAAACAGTAACGGAGGCTTTCAAAGGTACCCTCAGTACGCTTGGTAACCGTACGCAGAGCGCAATAGCACAAGGGTGCTTGACTGTGAGGCCTACAAGCCGAGCAGGGTCGAAAGACGGATATAGTGATCCGGTGGTTCCGCATGGAAGGGCCATCGCTCAAAGGATAAAAGGTACTCTGGGGATAACAGGCTGATCTCCCCCAAGAGCTCATATCGACGGGGAGGTTTGGCACCTCGATGTCGGCTCGTCACGTCCTGGGGCTGGAGAAGGTCCCAAGGGTTCGGCTGTTCGCCGATTAAAGTGGCACGCGAGCTGGGTTCAGAACGTCGTGAGACAGTTCGGTCCCTATCTGTTGCGGGCGTTGGAGATTTGCGGGGTTCTGACCTTAGTACGAGAGGACCGGGTTGGACGAGCCGCTGGTGCACCTGTTGTATCGCCAGATGCAGCGCAGGGTAGCTACGCTCGGATGGGATAAGCGCTGAAAGCATCTAAGTGCGAAACCCACCCCAAGATGAGATCTCCCTGTAAGGGCCGTCAGAGACGATGACGTTGATAGGTGGCAGGTGTAAAGGTAGAAATACCACAGCCGAGCCATACTAATTGCCCGGGAGCGTTCCCACCCCGAAAGGGAAAGCGAGCCGGTTCCGAAAGGACCTGCCCGCAGCTTTTTCTCCTTCCACACGCAAAAGCACTCTTTTTTTCCTTCATTGTCATAAAATACGACGCACGGCACCCCCCGTGTAAAAATAATGGTGGCTATGGCTCCGGTGAGCACCTCTTCCCATCCCGAACAGAGAAGTTAAGCCCGGACGCGCCGATGGTACTGGTGTCACAACCGGGAGAGTAGGTGGCCGCCAACCCTATAACCAGCACCCCCGTTAGCAATAGCGGGGGGTGTTGCCGTTTTATGGCAACCTACGGAGAATATAAGAAATAAGAAGTTAAATTGATAGAGGATAACTTTAGTTTGCTTTATCTATAGTTTGTTTGATCAGGCATTATTGGCATTAACTTCAACATTTCAATTGGTTTGCTCTTTCTTGGTTATGAAAACATGTTAGCCATCAGGCTAAGCATGGTCTTTAGAAAATTAATGCTCTTTCGGACTTCCTGGTCTTAAATCACGCTGCCTGGGGTTTCCTGGTCTCTTTAGTTTTAGACTTCCTTGTAGTCTGACAAGAATGTACGCAGCAGGTGGGGGAGGGACCCACTTTTAAGTTTCGGACACAAATGTCCCAAACAGCAATTTATCCTCCTTAGCTCTGTCAATTTGTACATCTCTTCGTACTAGACCTTAGTTATACCCGTTGTTTCTTTGGTATTTCCTGTTTAACTTGAACTATGGCTTTTGTTTATCCTGCCTTCTTGTTTGTATTGGCTGCTACAGGTATCCCTGTAATACTCCATTTGGTTCAGTTAAGGAGAGCAAAAAGGATAGAGTTTAGTAATATTCGGTTTATTAAAGCTTCTCAGGAAGTAACTGCCAGCCAGCGTAAGTTAAAGGATCTGCTGATACTTCTTTGCAGGATTCTTTTTATTCTATTCCTGGTACTTGCCTTTGCTCAGCCCTTTCTACCTGGTACAGGCTCACAATTAACTGTCGGTAACGATGTCACGGTCATTATTGATAATTCTTATAGTATGCAGAACATGCATGCTGAAAAGGATGTGTCGCTGCTTACTTACGCTTCCGATAAAGCTAAAACCGTTTTCAATTTGTTTCCTCCTAATTCGGTTTTTTCTGTATTAGACAACAATACACATTCCAGTAACAGGTACCCTTCTAATGAGGAAGCTGTTTCAGCTTTAAATGCTTTAGATTATAGTTCCAGCAGATCTGCAACTATAAAGTCTCCAGCTAATTCCCACTTGTTCCTTTTCTCAGATTTCCAGCGAAATCAATTTAAAAATACAGCTTTTGCTAAACTGGACTCTACAACGCAGGTTCATCTTTTACCTTTAGAACCTGCTAGTTATTCTAATATTTTTATTGACTCTGTTTATCTGGAAGATGCATTTATCAGATCCGGAGGTGAGGTTGTGTTGCATGTTATAGTTCATAATGCCGGCACTGAGGCCCGTGGAGATGTTCCTGTTAAGCTACTGGTAAATGGAGATCAATTGGCTGCTTTAAGTATTGATCTGCCAGCGAAACAGGCAACCGAAGCAACTATAAATTTCAGAGTAGGTGATAAGAAGAGTAATTTGGCAGCTATAACTATAGATGATTATCCGGTTGAGTTTGATAATACCTATTATTTTGTGCTGACACCTTCTGCAGGGGTAAGCATTGTGGAGATATCGGATGGCGAAACTATAAACTTAAAGGATCTTTACAATAAGGAACCATTATTTAACTATACGCTTTACAACTCGAGTAATATAAACTATGGGCGCGTAGGGGAAGCAGATGCAGTATTGCTGAACGGACTGGAAAATATAAGCTCGGCGCTTGCCACAACTATAACAAACTATATTCAGGACGGTGGAACGGTAATAATTTCGCCTCCCATATCGGGCAGTTTAAGTGGCTACGAAAGCTTTTTCAATCAGTCCGGAATCTCTGCCCGAATTTCTATACCCGAAGGTAATAAATCTGAGTTGCTGCCACCTGCTGCTGATAACCCTTTTTTCAGGGGAATATTTGCAGATTATGATAAAAAGATGCAGATGCCTTCAGCGATCCGGAACTTAAGTTGGTCAAGAGCTTCGGATGATATTTTAAAATATAGAGGAGGAGCTTCCTTTCTGTCGCGTTTTGAAAGAGGGAAAGGGCAGGTTTATCTGATGGCTGCACCACTGCAAGAAGACTATAATACATTGGTAAATCATGCCTTACTGCTGCCGGTGATGTATAAAGTAGCGATCAGTGGCTATAAGCAGGAACAGGAACTGGCTTATACGTTAAATACTAACACTATAAAGTTACCTGTTACACAAGCTACAACCCGCGAAGGCATTTATAAACTGGAAAAAGACAGTCTGTCTTTCATCCCGGAGCAACAGATACGTGGAGGTAATTTATACCTGAACATCCCCCAGACCTGAATGAAGCAGGTATCTATAACCTAACATTAAATGGTGAGGTGGCTGGTACAGTAGCTTTTAACTATGATAACCGAGAGTCTTTTCTGGAGGTTTATACGCCGGATGAATTGCGCAGCATGATAGGTACAGACCGAAAAAATATGCATGTATATGACTATGGCGATGCCTTTTCGGTGAAGAATGAATTTGAAAAACGATATTTTGGCGTGAAGCTTTGGAAATATTGTCTAATATTGTGTCTGTTTTTCCTGATGGCCGAAATAGCCCTTATTAGATTTCTCTGACATGAACGTTTTCCTGAGAGCCGCTACCATCTATCACCCATCTTCGGAGTTCCACCTGCAACAGCACAATATCTTAATTGAGCAGGGAAAGATAGCTTATATCGGGCCTGACGAAAAGCAGGCAGATCAAACTATAGAATCAGGCCATTTAGCCGTGTCGGTTGGTTGGGCAGATATGTATGCCGTAACCGGTGAACCTGGCCTGGAACATAAAGAAGATTTGATAAGCCTGGCACAAGCCGCCGCAGCCGGTGGTTTTACCGAAGTACTTTGCATGCCGAACGTAGAGCCGGTAGTTCAGACAAAAGGCGCTATCAACTATCTCAAAAACAGATCTGTTAGCTTGCCGGTAACAC
This genomic interval carries:
- a CDS encoding BatA domain-containing protein — its product is MAFVYPAFLFVLAATGIPVILHLVQLRRAKRIEFSNIRFIKASQEVTASQRKLKDLLILLCRILFILFLVLAFAQPFLPGTGSQLTVGNDVTVIIDNSYSMQNMHAEKDVSLLTYASDKAKTVFNLFPPNSVFSVLDNNTHSSNRYPSNEEAVSALNALDYSSSRSATIKSPANSHLFLFSDFQRNQFKNTAFAKLDSTTQVHLLPLEPASYSNIFIDSVYLEDAFIRSGGEVVLHVIVHNAGTEARGDVPVKLLVNGDQLAALSIDLPAKQATEATINFRVGDKKSNLAAITIDDYPVEFDNTYYFVLTPSAGVSIVEISDGETINLKDLYNKEPLFNYTLYNSSNINYGRVGEADAVLLNGLENISSALATTITNYIQDGGTVIISPPISGSLSGYESFFNQSGISARISIPEGNKSELLPPAADNPFFRGIFADYDKKMQMPSAIRNLSWSRASDDILKYRGGASFLSRFERGKGQVYLMAAPLQEDYNTLVNHALLLPVMYKVAISGYKQEQELAYTLNTNTIKLPVTQATTREGIYKLEKDSLSFIPEQQIRGGNLYLNIPQT